One window of the Macaca thibetana thibetana isolate TM-01 chromosome 13, ASM2454274v1, whole genome shotgun sequence genome contains the following:
- the SLC5A6 gene encoding sodium-dependent multivitamin transporter isoform X2, with protein sequence MSVGVSTSAPVSPTSGTSVSMPAFSLVDYVVFVLLLVLSLAIGLYHACRGWGRHTVGELLMANRKMGCLPVALSLLATFQSAVAILGVPSEIYRFGTQYWFLGCCYFLGLLIPAHIFIPVFYRLHLTSAYEYLELRFNKTVRVCGTVTFIFQMVIYMGVVLYAPSLALNAVTGFDLWLSVLALGIVCTIYTALGGLKAVIWTDVFQTVVMFLGQLAVITVGSAKVGGLGHVWAVASQHGRISGFELNPDPFVRHTFWTLAIGGVFMMLSLYGVNQAQVQRYLSSRTEKAAMLSCYAVFPFQQVSLCVGSLIGLVMFTYYQEYPMSIQQAQAAPDQFVLYFVMDILKGLPGLPGLFIACLFSGSLSTISSAFNSLATVTMEDLIRPWFPEFSEARAIMLSRGLAFGYGLLCLGMAYISSQMGPVLQAAISIFGMVGGPLLGLFCLGMFFPCANPPGAIVGLLSGLVMAFWIGIGSIVTSMGSSMPPSSTNGSNFSLPTNLTVATATTLMPLTTVSKPTGLRRFYSLSYLWYSAHNSTTVIVGECEAGP encoded by the exons ATGAGTGTAGGGGTGAGCACCTCAGCCCCCGTTTCCCCAACCTCGGGCACAAGCGTGAGCATGCCCGCCTTCTCCCTCGTGGACTACGTGGTGTTCGTCCTGCTGCTGGTTCTCTCTCTTGCCATTGGGCTCTACCATGCTTGTCGTGGCTGGGGCCGGCATACTGTTGGTGAGCTGCTGATGGCGAACCGCAAAATGGGCTGCCTTCCGGTGGCACTGTCCCTGCTGGCCACCTTCCAGTCAGCCGTGGCCATCCTGGGTGTGCCGTCAGAGATCTACCGATTTGGGACCCAGTATTGGTTCCTGGGCTGCTGCTACTTTCTGGGGCTGCTCATACCTGCACACATCTTCATCCCCGTTTTCTACCGCCTGCATCTCACCAGTGCCTATGAG TACCTGGAGCTTCGATTCAATAAAACTGTTCGAGTGTGTGGAACTGTGACTTTCATCTTTCAGATG GTGATCTACATGGGAGTTGTGCTCTATGCTCCGTCATTGGCTCTCAATGCAG TGACTGGCTTTGATCTGTGGCTGTCCGTGCTGGCCCTAGGCATTGTCTGTACCATCTATACAGCTCTG GGTGGGCTGAAGGCCGTCATCTGGACAGATGTGTTCCAGACAGTGGTCATGTTCCTTGGGCAGCTGGCAGTTATCACCGTGGGGTCAGCCAAGGTGGGCGGCTTGGGGCATGTGTGGGCTGTGGCTTCCCAGCACGGCCGCATCTCTGGGTTTGA GTTGAATCCGGACCCCTTTGTGCGGCACACCTTCTGGACCTTGGCCATCGGGGGTGTCTTCATGATGCTCTCCTTATACGGGGTGAACCAGGCTCAGGTGCAGCGGTACCTCAGTTCCCGCACGGAGAAGGCTGCTATGCT CTCCTGTTATGCAGTGTTCCCCTTCCAGCAGGTGTCCCTCTGCGTGGGCAGCCTCATTGGCCTGGTCATGTTCACGTATTACCAGGAGTATCCCATGAGCATTCAGCAGGCTCAGGCAGCCCCAGACCAG TTCGTCCTGTACTTTGTGATGGATATCCTGAAAGGCCTGCCGGGCCTGCCAGGGCTCTTCATTGCCTGCCTCTTCAGCGGCTCCCTCAG CACTATATCCTCTGCTTTTAATTCATTGGCAACTGTTACGATGGAAGACCTGATTCGACCTTGGTTCCCTGAGTTCTCTGAAGCCCGGGCCATCATGCTTTCCAGAGGCCTCG CCTTTGGCTATGGGCTACTTTGTCTAGGAATGGCCTATATTTCCTCCCAGATGGGACCTGTGCTGCAG GCAGCAATCAGCATCTTTGGCATGGTTGGGGGACCGCTGCTGGGACTCTTTTGCCTTGGAATGTTCTTTCCGTGTGCCAACCCTCCT GGTGCTATCGTGGGCCTGTTGTCTGGACTTGTCATGGCCTTCTGGATTGGCATCGGGAGCATCGTGACCAGCATGGGCTCCAGCATGCCACCCTCTTCCACTAATGGGTCCAACTTCTCCCTGCCCACCAATCTAACCGTTGCCACTGCGACCACACTGATGCCCTTGACTACCGTCTCCAA GCCTACAGGGCTGCGGCGGTTCTATTCCTTGTCCTACTTATGGTACAGCGCTCACAACTCCACCACAGTCATTGTG GGAGAATGCGAGGCCGGTCCCTGA
- the SLC5A6 gene encoding sodium-dependent multivitamin transporter isoform X1 — translation MSVGVSTSAPVSPTSGTSVSMPAFSLVDYVVFVLLLVLSLAIGLYHACRGWGRHTVGELLMANRKMGCLPVALSLLATFQSAVAILGVPSEIYRFGTQYWFLGCCYFLGLLIPAHIFIPVFYRLHLTSAYEYLELRFNKTVRVCGTVTFIFQMVIYMGVVLYAPSLALNAVTGFDLWLSVLALGIVCTIYTALGGLKAVIWTDVFQTVVMFLGQLAVITVGSAKVGGLGHVWAVASQHGRISGFELNPDPFVRHTFWTLAIGGVFMMLSLYGVNQAQVQRYLSSRTEKAAMLSCYAVFPFQQVSLCVGSLIGLVMFTYYQEYPMSIQQAQAAPDQFVLYFVMDILKGLPGLPGLFIACLFSGSLSTISSAFNSLATVTMEDLIRPWFPEFSEARAIMLSRGLAFGYGLLCLGMAYISSQMGPVLQAAISIFGMVGGPLLGLFCLGMFFPCANPPGAIVGLLSGLVMAFWIGIGSIVTSMGSSMPPSSTNGSNFSLPTNLTVATATTLMPLTTVSKPTGLRRFYSLSYLWYSAHNSTTVIVVGLIVSLLTGRMRGRSLNPATIYPVLPKLLALLPLSWQKRLHCRSYGQDHLVDTGVFPEKPRNGVLGDSRDKEPMALDDTAYQGSSSTCILQETSL, via the exons ATGAGTGTAGGGGTGAGCACCTCAGCCCCCGTTTCCCCAACCTCGGGCACAAGCGTGAGCATGCCCGCCTTCTCCCTCGTGGACTACGTGGTGTTCGTCCTGCTGCTGGTTCTCTCTCTTGCCATTGGGCTCTACCATGCTTGTCGTGGCTGGGGCCGGCATACTGTTGGTGAGCTGCTGATGGCGAACCGCAAAATGGGCTGCCTTCCGGTGGCACTGTCCCTGCTGGCCACCTTCCAGTCAGCCGTGGCCATCCTGGGTGTGCCGTCAGAGATCTACCGATTTGGGACCCAGTATTGGTTCCTGGGCTGCTGCTACTTTCTGGGGCTGCTCATACCTGCACACATCTTCATCCCCGTTTTCTACCGCCTGCATCTCACCAGTGCCTATGAG TACCTGGAGCTTCGATTCAATAAAACTGTTCGAGTGTGTGGAACTGTGACTTTCATCTTTCAGATG GTGATCTACATGGGAGTTGTGCTCTATGCTCCGTCATTGGCTCTCAATGCAG TGACTGGCTTTGATCTGTGGCTGTCCGTGCTGGCCCTAGGCATTGTCTGTACCATCTATACAGCTCTG GGTGGGCTGAAGGCCGTCATCTGGACAGATGTGTTCCAGACAGTGGTCATGTTCCTTGGGCAGCTGGCAGTTATCACCGTGGGGTCAGCCAAGGTGGGCGGCTTGGGGCATGTGTGGGCTGTGGCTTCCCAGCACGGCCGCATCTCTGGGTTTGA GTTGAATCCGGACCCCTTTGTGCGGCACACCTTCTGGACCTTGGCCATCGGGGGTGTCTTCATGATGCTCTCCTTATACGGGGTGAACCAGGCTCAGGTGCAGCGGTACCTCAGTTCCCGCACGGAGAAGGCTGCTATGCT CTCCTGTTATGCAGTGTTCCCCTTCCAGCAGGTGTCCCTCTGCGTGGGCAGCCTCATTGGCCTGGTCATGTTCACGTATTACCAGGAGTATCCCATGAGCATTCAGCAGGCTCAGGCAGCCCCAGACCAG TTCGTCCTGTACTTTGTGATGGATATCCTGAAAGGCCTGCCGGGCCTGCCAGGGCTCTTCATTGCCTGCCTCTTCAGCGGCTCCCTCAG CACTATATCCTCTGCTTTTAATTCATTGGCAACTGTTACGATGGAAGACCTGATTCGACCTTGGTTCCCTGAGTTCTCTGAAGCCCGGGCCATCATGCTTTCCAGAGGCCTCG CCTTTGGCTATGGGCTACTTTGTCTAGGAATGGCCTATATTTCCTCCCAGATGGGACCTGTGCTGCAG GCAGCAATCAGCATCTTTGGCATGGTTGGGGGACCGCTGCTGGGACTCTTTTGCCTTGGAATGTTCTTTCCGTGTGCCAACCCTCCT GGTGCTATCGTGGGCCTGTTGTCTGGACTTGTCATGGCCTTCTGGATTGGCATCGGGAGCATCGTGACCAGCATGGGCTCCAGCATGCCACCCTCTTCCACTAATGGGTCCAACTTCTCCCTGCCCACCAATCTAACCGTTGCCACTGCGACCACACTGATGCCCTTGACTACCGTCTCCAA GCCTACAGGGCTGCGGCGGTTCTATTCCTTGTCCTACTTATGGTACAGCGCTCACAACTCCACCACAGTCATTGTGGTGGGCCTGATTGTCAGTCTACTCACTG GGAGAATGCGAGGCCGGTCCCTGAACCCTGCGACCATTTACCCAGTGTTGCCGAAGCTCCTGGCCCTCTTGCCCTTGTCCTGGCAGAAGCGGCTCCACTGCAGGAGCTATGGCCAG GACCACCTCGTGGACACCGGCGTGTTTCCCGAGAAGCCGAGGAATGGTGTGCTGGGGGACAGCAGAGACAAGGAGCCCATGGCCCTGGATGACACAGCTTATCAGGGGAGCAGCTCCACCTGCATCCTCCAGGAGACCTCCCTGTGA